Proteins found in one Xenopus laevis strain J_2021 chromosome 1L, Xenopus_laevis_v10.1, whole genome shotgun sequence genomic segment:
- the LOC108705424 gene encoding uncharacterized protein LOC108705424 isoform X3 — MEQPVQIANASGAVGKLDTPRTSNLKFLRDKRLSYFCGKNVKSSLSETDKPQPEIQESLVHCQPKKSESPRRSFSTPSSKAQQPLTIPGVVQVNLNDEADSTPERTFSQPRPQRTSIKEPLSHRSLLSSSFVSGLNQELLEDAYVPESEKLQHVMGWARKFLKKCDGEEYSQTVTNHKDVSSGDNLAMAKNITKEPKGKSNVDPYKLSRATPSVSFNMVQLTNSLENKKNVHISDNLLSSLESFALSDDFGECNSSDMKKLVNEEETREIFCGEQHFKQNVTVIPTLLSDTKSIDTFTNSNYHWNSCQEDKEADHLLASFPSMERNGIEPNAYKNRCFETKSDCEEKNYHRDRGIVDVKHTNILDSDSENSTVKDSGINTTYFERLKGRASSAVSTIDTERLDTLLLDLGMNHKRSEERSHPSDADGSWTDRTFLVKRFVESETTGRDIIVKSNTGSSHNENPEEQSYISHLLKHLPDDISTISSKLCPVCDFLNNSGASSCTECGSILIDSQTKMNEKQTDVKMQIKQKRDQDERCFTRRPNDFLNYSRSFDETSAANPNAKDKKKPIWEEKSDVNSDGNESVLEKYFFYVNHLEMIKSQEQKSGRKLLPANYSSSDLSSEDSFEDHIGVCSPSRTAELNCRFLSESDSEEDETHFLEGAQVTIKPELVYNSQQAMGKGQTSFSNHLKELGMRKPGPRAEKDLIDSLDRKLPKDIHIASKVTGSKRHWEKSSIAWASYTHGELKTRYLQIRHYVESALKSATNTSLTYFETMCHNRSYPTHLITSLYSTIASDTTTYCQPYMTKWEEDLGFPVSDKTWSRIWDTARKTSICAVSAERAYKIIFRWYYTPLRISKLSGNPDHANCFRGCGEQGSFLHTWWTCTVAREFWGKVATLLSEVLQVTIQASPHTFLLGMKIPDIHSKSSHKLATHILTAARSLLAANWKKPHIPGVQTLVTKVNWIRVMESIRARLLDRSYEEELEWHPWTRYLEMPQLGTNMAM; from the exons aTGGAACAACCAGTACAAATAGCTAATGCATCAGGTGCTGTGGGAAAATTAGATACACCAAGAACAAGTAATCTAAAATTTCTACGTGATAAAAGACTGAgttatttttgtggaaaaaatgttaaaagcagCCTATCGGAAACTGACAAACCCCAACCTGAGATACAGGAAAGCTTGGTACATTGCCAACCTAAGAAATCTGAAAGCCCAAGAAGATCATTTTCAACTCCTTCATCTAAAGCACAACAGCCTTTGACTATACCTGGCGTGGTCCAAGTAAATCTTAATGATGAAGCTGATAGTACTCCTGAAAGAACCTTTTCACAACCAAGGCCACAAAGAACAAGCATTAAGGAACCACTATCTCATCGGAGTCTTCTAAGCAGCAGTTTTGTTTCTGGTTTGAATCAAGAATTATTGGAAGATGCATATGTTCCAGAATCTGAAAAACTTCAGCATGTCATGGGTTGGGCAAGAAAGTTCCTTAAGAAATGTGATGGAGAAGAATACTCACAAACTGTTACAAACCATAAAGATGTTTCCTCTGGAGATAATTTAGCAATGGCAAAAAATATAACTAAAGAGCCTAAAGGAAAATCAAATGTTGATCCATACAAACTATCTCGTGCAACTCCATCTGTCTCCTTTAATATGGTTCAACTCACCAActctttagaaaataaaaaaaatgtgcatatatCAGACAACCTTTTGTCCTCTTTGGAGTCTTTTGCTTTGTCTGATGATTTTGGGGAATGTAACAGCAGTGACATGAAAAAGCTTGTTAATGAAGAAGAAACCAGAGAAATATTTTGTGGGGAACAACACTTTAAGCAAAATGTGACAGTAATTCCAACGTTATTGTCTGACACGAAAAGTATAGATACATTTACCAATAGCAATTATCACTGGAATAGCTGCCAGGAAGACAAAGAAGCTGATCATTTATTGGCATCATTTCCATCCATGGAAAGAAATGGAATTGAACCAAATGCTTACAAAAATAGATGTTTCGAGACAAAATCTGATTGTGAAGAGAAAAATTATCATAGAGATAGAGGTATAGTTGATGTCAAACACACTAacattttggattctgattcagaGAATAGCACAGTAAAAGACTCTGGCATAAACACAACCTATTTTGAAAGACTTAAAGGTAGAGCAAGCTCTGCGGTGTCTACTATTGACACAGAAAGACTTGATACTCTTCTATTAGATCTTGGAATGAACCATAAACGGTCAGAAGAGAGAAGTCATCCCTCAGACGCTGATGGATCATGGACAGACAGAACATTCTTAGTGAAACGATTTGTAGAATCTGAGACGACAGGAAGGGATATCATTGTGAAGTCAAATACTGGCAGTTCACACAATGAAAACCCAGAGGAACAGTCTTACATCAGCCACTTACTTAAGCATTTACCAGATGACATTTCCACCATATCTTCTAAACTGTGCCCTGTGTGTGACTTCCTAAACAATTCAGGGGCAAGCTCGTGCACAGAATGTGGCTCAATATTAATTGATTCacaaacaaaaatgaatgaaaaacagACAGAtgtgaaaatgcaaataaaacaaaaaagagaccAGGATGAAAGGTGTTTTACTAGGAGACCCAATGACTTTTTAAATTATAGCAGAAGTTTTGATGAAACATCTGCAGCAAATCCAAATGCTAAAGATAAAAAGAAACCAATATGGGAGGAAAAATCAGATGTAAATTCTGATGGTAATGAGAGTGTGTTGGAGAAATATTTCTTTTATGTGAACCACTTAGAGATGATTAAGAGCCAAGAACAAAAGTCAGGGAGAAAACTTTTGCCAGCCAACTACAGCTCAAGTGACTTGTCCAGTGAAGACTCTTTTGAAGACCATATTGGAGTTTGTTCACCAAGCAGAACAGCAGAGCTGAATTGTAGGTTTCTTTCAGAAAGTGATTCAGAAGAAGATGAAACACACTTTTTAGAGGGAGCACAAGTTACAATAAAACCGGAGTTAGTTTACAATAGTCAACAGGCAATGGGGAAAGGCCAAACGTCATTCAGCAACCATTTGAAAGAACTTGGAATGAGAAAACCTGGCCCTAGAGCTGAAAAAGATCTGATTGATTCCCTAG ATAGAAAGCTGCCAAAGGACATACATATTGCATCCAAAGTGACTGGTTCTAAGAGACACTGGGAGAAGTCCAGTATTGCATGGGCCTCATACACACATGGAGAGTTGAAGACAAG ATATCTACAAATCAGACATTACGTGGAATCTGCCCTTAAGTCCGCCACGAACACTTCACTAACGTACTTTGAAACCATGTGTCACAACCGTTCATACCCGACCCATCTAATCACCAGCCTCTATAGCACCATTGCATCAGACACCACTACTTATTGCCAACCCTACATGACGAAATGGGAGGAGGACCTTGGTTTTCCTGTTTCGGACAAAACATGGTCACGCATATGGGATACGGCCAGAAAGACGTCCATTTGTGCAGTCTCTGCTGAGAGAGCATATAAGATTATATTTCGATGGTACTATACCCCGTTACGCATCAGTAAACTCAGTGGCAACCCTGACCATGCTAACTGTTTCAGAGGCTGCGGAGAACAGGGATCATTTTTACACACATGGTGGACGTGCACAGTCGCCCGAGAATTTTGGGGGAAGGTGGCCACTCTACTTTCAGAGGTCCTCCAGGTCACTATACAAGCCTCCCCACACACCTTCCTTTTAGGCATGAAAATCCCAGACATACACTCGAAAAGTTCACACAAACTGGCCACACATATTCTTACAGCAGCGAGATCTTTACTGGCAGCTAATTGGAAAAAGCCGCACATACCGGGGGTACAGACCCTTGTAACGAAAGTTAATTGGATCAGAGTGATGGAGTCCATTCGAGCCAGGCTTTTGGATAGAAgttatgaggaggagctggagtggcatccGTGGACCCGTTACTTGGAAATGCCTCAGCTGGGGACAAACATGGCGATGTGA